The Neomonachus schauinslandi chromosome 4, ASM220157v2, whole genome shotgun sequence genome includes a region encoding these proteins:
- the EPS8L3 gene encoding LOW QUALITY PROTEIN: epidermal growth factor receptor kinase substrate 8-like protein 3 (The sequence of the model RefSeq protein was modified relative to this genomic sequence to represent the inferred CDS: substituted 1 base at 1 genomic stop codon) has translation MSRPSSRAIYLYRKEYLQKVSSEPTCLQHRVEHLMTCKLGTQKVQEPKDALRKLQEMDAQGRVWSQDLLLQAKDGRLQLLDIETKEELDSYRLDSIQAVDTALNSCSYSSVLSVTVQDSGLPATSILLFQCQEVGAEQLKTCLQKALEEGQEQRPQSARHPSQDRWRGPPLERSFSKEQVPPPEQGPPPKQPYWTTPEHSSGPLSPSTVGTPHNFSVREQSTFTLPPPRRPPSPKNPERDEEILSHVLSDIELFAGKLKEAQAMNSHKKKRLGKKKGKDQWVITRAQYIDCFQKIKYSFNLLGKLAIWLQERNAPEFVHILFQLVDSILAQCPEPGLAAQVISPLLTPKAIDLLQSCLSPAESDFWKKLGVAWTTSRADWTGIEPLPYQPTFYDGWQLPEPSNQAPSGQQNSTSLRPSSPRPVKPALKMQVLYEFEARNPQELTVAQGEVLEVLDQSKRWWLVKNEKGQSGYIPSNILEPLQSGASGSQNQSPSWLPXFWAPMLRLSSTPEEVAAWLQAENFSTATVRSLGFFTGSQVLHMRPGELQMLCPQEAPRVLVWLEAVEGCWG, from the exons CACCTGATGACATGTAAGCTGGGGACTCAGAAAGTCCAGGAACCCAAGGATGCCCTGAGGAAGCTGCAGGAGATGGATGCTCAGGGCCGGGTGTGGAGCCAAGACTTGCTCCTGCAGGCCAAAGATGGCAGGCTCCAGCTGCTGGACATCGAGACAAAG GAGGAGCTGGACTCTTACCGCCTGGACAGCATCCAGGCCGTGGACACGGCGCTGAACTCCTGCTCCTACAGCTCCGTCCTGTCCGTCACGGTGCAGGATTCGGGCCTGCCAGCCACCAGCATTCTGCTCTTCCAGTGCCAGGAAGTGGGG GCAGAGCAACTAAAGACCTGCCTGCAGAAGGCCCTGGAAGAGGGGCAAGAGCAAAG ACCCCAATCTGCCCGTCACCCCAGCCAAGACAGATGGAGGGGGCCTCCTCTGGAAAGGTCATTCTCCAAGGAGCAGGTACCCCCACCAGAGCAGGGGCCTCCTCCAAAACAGCCCTACTGGACGACCCCAGAGCACA GCTCTGGGCCATTGTCCCCTTCCACTGTAGGCACACCACACAACTTCAGTGTCCGAGAACAAAGCACCTTCACTCTGCCTCCTCCAAGGCGGCCCCCATCCCCCAAGAACCCAGAGAGGGACGAG GAGATACTAAGCCATGTCCTTAGCGACATCGAGCTGTTTGCGGGAAAGCTGAAGGAGGCCCAGGCAATGAACAGTCATAAGAAGAAGAGACTGGGGAAGAAAAAGGGCAAGGATCAGTGGG TGATAACACGGGCCCAGTATATCGATTGCTTCCAGAAGATCAAGTACAGCTTCAACCTCCTA GGGAAGCTGGCCATCTGGCTGCAGGAGAGGAACGCCCCTGAGTTCGTGCACATCCTCTTCCAACTTGTAGACTCC ATCCTGGCGCAGTGCCCTGAGCCTGGCCTAGCAGCCCAAGTGATCTCGCCCCTCCTAACCCCCAAAGCCATCGACCTGCTGCAGTCCTGCCTCAGCCCGGCTGAGAGTGACTTCTGGAAGAAGCTGGGTGTGGCCTGGACCACCAGCCG GGCCGACTGGACAGGCATTGAGCCCCTGCCCTACCAACCCACATTCTATGATGGTTGGCAGCTTCCAGAACCCTCCAACCAG GCACCCTCAGGACAGCAGAACTCTACTTCCCTCCG GCCCTCCAGCCCCAGACCTGTCAAGCCAGCCCTGAAAATGCAAGTCCTATATGAGTTTGAAGCCAGGAACCCACAGGAACTGACTGTGGCCCAGGGAGAGGTGCTGGAG GTCCTGGACCAGAGCAAGCGGTGGTGGCTGGTGAAGAATGAGAAGGGACAGAGCGGCTACATTCCCAGCAACATCCTAGAGCCCCTACAGTCGGGGGCCTCTGGGAGCCAGAACCAGTCGCCTTCTTGG CTCCCCTGATTCTGGGCTCCAATGCTTCGACTTAGCTCAACGCCTGAGGAGGTTGCAGCCTGGCTGCAGGCCGAGAACTTCTCCACCGC CACGGTGAGGAGCCTCGGGTTCTTCACAGGGAGCCAGGTGCTTCACATGAGACCCGGGGAGCTACAGATGCTGTGTCCACAGGAGGCCCCACGGGTCCTGGTGTGGTTAGAAGCCGTAGAAGGATGCTGGGG atGA